The window GCATAGATTCCGGATGCCTCGGCGAATAGATCAACGAACCTATGGAGCCGGATGTCACAAACCAGGCCGACCGTCGGGAATGCGCCCACGACCTCCACCGATTCCTTGATCGCCGGAGAGAGTTCAGGAGCGTCGAGGGAGGCGTCGGCCCAGAACCCCTTTGCCTCTAGAAGGGTCCCGATTCTTACCGCCTCGCCCACCCCATGGAAAAAGTCCCATATCCATCCGAGGCGGAAGTATTTCAAGTCGACATTTGTCACGACCCGAGTCCCTACGGTGTAGGTCTCACCCCCGAACTCTATGGTCCGGTCGATGTTACCGTCGCCCTCGTAGCAGGCCTGAGTATAGGCAAATCTCAGGCTATTCCTGGCACTTATGTGCCAGGTGAATCTTCCCTCCGGGAAGTTCTCGTCGCCCACGCCGAGGTCGTCCTTAAAGTCCACACTCGTCCCAATACCCGATTCCGCGTACCTGACCTTTCCATCGAGTCCGGTGAACCAGTAGCGACCCTCGATCTCGAACAGGATTCTTCTCTTCTTGTCCTGCTGCACCGCCCTGTCCAGCGGCTCTGACAAAAAAGAAAGAGGCTCGCCTCCCGCCTTCTCCCCTCCAGGAGTTCCATGGGTTGCAGCAGGCTGACCGGCTCTTTTCACGGCCGGAGTCTCCCGGGATTTCTCCGGCACCCCGGTCTTTCCCCCCTTCGGCCCTCCCTTTCTGAACTCTGGAGGGATGTTCTTATAGAGAGTTGTGAAGTGCGTATTGCCCTGTTCATCGACCCATTTGTAGACCGGCTGTGCCTGGGCCGCAAAGGTGACAGAGAACACCACAAAGGCGGCGGCAAGAATAGACTTTCCGAATCCCATGGCAGAATTACCCTCGTATCGCGTCTTGAGACCGAATCTTGAGATAAGAACCGAGCTGTCGAGGTTTCCGGGAGCGAGAGCGTGCTCCCCGTGGTTGATAGCATATTCCGTGCCAAAGATCCGTCATGATTGGTGAGATTCCACTCCGGCAAAAGGCCACCCTCGGGGCCCCCCACCAGGACGGGTGATCCGAGAAACTCTCTGATCTCCGCCACTCTGCGGTTCTTGACTGACGACTAGGTGGAGGGAAGCGTCGAATCAAAGGCCTTGTCAAACCCGGCCAGAAGGTGTACTAGGTTGACTGGAGTTTGGCGGGGAAAGGAAACCTTCGGTGCCACGGCACGGGAAGCCGGGCCTGGAGAAGAGGGATCGGAGGAGGCTTGATGACTGCAGTCGACGCCAGCACGGAGCGCCGGAGATTCAAGAGAGTATCGATCGAATTCCCCGTGTCCTACAAGATTCGGGGAACCACCATTCTGGGCAGAGCAATAAACGCCTGTAACCAGGGAATGATGGTGGAATCCTATGTCGGGGTCAAGACGGCACTCCAGATACTCGGAATGATGAAAAAAAAGCGAAGAAGCCGTGTGGGCCTTGAATTCACCCACAAGAAGACCTACCGAACCGAGGCTGAAATAAGGCATTTTCATTTCGATTTCTCGGGCAGTGAGCCTTGCCGGTCGGTCGTTGGGTTCTATATGCCTGAAATAACGTAGAGATTCGTTCAACAGCACAATCTCCATGGGCTGTTCGTTGAAATCCGATTTGTTTGCCTCAGGGGCCCTTGAAACTTCCCGGTTTTATCCAGTAAAATATGGATAAGGAAAGGAGTACCTCCTTTCAAGAATGCTCCTTCTACCGGTTTTGCCCTCCTTGACTGGTAGAAGGAGCTTTTTTTGCCTTATGAGGCCTGGTCAGGGGGCGTCTCCCAGGCCACATCCATCTCCACCGCCGGCTCTCGTGCCGGATGGCCGTGGACATCCGGTCCAAGACTCCGGGTACGGTAATGCAACGGCAGTTGCACGAACGAAACCCTGCCACAGGACAGTTCCCGGGGACTTCCCATCACAAAACGTATAACCCGTTGAAATACAAGGAGCATGTCGATTGGTCTCTATCCCAGCCTCAAGGGGCACTATTCTTGCCTGGGCCTGTAGAGTCCGGGCAGGCAACTAGCCAACAGGCAGACCGGGAGAATCCATGAACATCGAAAGCCTTGGATCCGAATGCTCGTACCCCTCGCGTGTTTTCCCAACCAGTCCACTCCACCTGGAACTCGGCGCTCTTCCTCCTTGCCCTGCCCGGCTCTCGAGACGGTCCGGCGATACCCTGTTCTCCCTCCCACTGAGAAGAAGCCACCCGAGATACCCTGTCCAGAAAATCGCCTCCTATGACTATGAGGGCAGGAGCTTCTTGACGTTCACTCTGGATTTGGGACTGGGAGGCATGAAGATCAAGACCCACCGCTACATCCGTGAAGACGAACGCCTGAGTTTCAGGCTCGTGCTCGACCGGGGTTTGGTTTGCTTAAAAGGAAGGATAGCCTACAGTCTGCTGCTCCCCGAATACCGGAATGTCTCAGGCATCCAGTTTCTCCAAGTCTCCAAAAAAGACTTGGGCCTCCTGGCCTTCTATCTCGACGCCCTGGACCGACGGGAAAGGAGGGTTCTCATACCAGATGGAAGATAGGAATTAGGAATCATGAAAGGCATCGGTCCCCGCACAGCCTGGGATTCTGACCGAGCGACAGAGGAGGAGCAATGATCGAGCGGCGAAACCACCCGAGGGTCAAGGTATCCCACCCTGCCCTCTACGTCGGCGAGAGTTACCATACGCCGAGGGTGGCCACAACGGTCGACCTCAGCTTGGGGGGTGCAAGGATAGAGACCCCTTACAGCCTCATCCCCGGGGAGCGGCTTCAGATCTCAATCGCCGTCCATCCCCAGGTGATCCAATGCCGGGGCACCGTAGTCCGGTCCCTCGAATTGACAGGGGAGAGGCGGAGAGGCGGAGCACGGTATGAGGCAGGAGTTCGGTTCGAGGAGATGTCTCTACACGACAGGCACCACCTGAGCAGACACATCACCCGCATCATGGAACCATGGAACTGAGGCAAGCTCACGTGCAGGATTTTCTTACATCTTTGTAAGAAAAATTTCCTAAGTGAAATAAACTACTCCGGTGGCCTTCGGGACTCACCCGAACCCGCCCGGCCTCCATTCAATAACATATCGACATCACATGAATAATCCCGCCAGACCCATGCCCGCAACGAGTGGCACCATTATTGCCAGTTAGCGATTGTGTCGTATCCTCGGACAAGTAGTAGAACAGAGGGCCGTACGTAGAGGTCCTGGTCGTGGCCGGGCTCCTCCGACGGCCCCAACATCGAAGCGATGACCCAGGTGAGACGTGGAAAGGAGAGAGACAAATGGAGTGCGAAATCTGCGGCAGACCTCTCAGGCGGAACAACAAGAGCGGGTATTGCTTCATCCATTCGAAGAGGAAAAACAGGAGATCCCTTCAAACGGTCAAAAGGAGATGCCTGAAATGTGACCGCGAGTTCCTCGCCTTGGGAACGTTCAACAGGATCTGTCCGAGTTGCACCGAGAAGAACAGGGAATTTGTAGACACGTCAAGATACCAAACAACCCTGAGGAGAACCTCCATGGGCCTTGGATGACCGGTCGCAATGCAGGTGCTGCTCTGCGGGCTCCAGTGAGGAAGACAAAATGAATCGGCTAGGCAGGGAGAGGCGGATGCATATCCGCCAAAGGGTTCGATGCCCGGTCTCTTTTGTCTCCTTTGACAAACTGAGAATCGGAGAAACCATTGACCTCAGCGTCGGTGGCATGAAAATCACGTGCCGTGCCATCCTTCTCAAGGGTGAGAGTTACGATTTCACCCTCGTCATGAATGGCAATGCAATCAACCCGAGGGGAAGGGTCGTCAGGCTTGAGACTCACCCGGAATTCAGCTACAGCGCCGGTGTCTGCTTTGTTCAGCTCCCTGCCGGACACCTGGAAAAACTGAGCGGCTTTCTTTCGACCGAAGAATCCTGAAGAATCGGCCGGGTGAGGACGACCTCGACGGAGCCTCCCTCTCATCGCCTTCTCACCCTTGAAACAGGGAGCCGCCGGACCGCCACCGACAGTACTTCTCTCTAGGGCTGCGCCTCCTCCTGCTCCGCCCGGACCTCCTGGACCAGCCGATCAACGTCCCGGCAGATCATTGCCGTACACTGGCCGACTGTCAGGTTCCCTTCAAAGAGGAACTGGAGGTTGTTCTTGAATATCTTCTCGAGTCGTCTGTACCGCGGGAACCTGGGGACGAACACCTTGTCGGGCGTACGGATCAGATCAAGAAAGACGGCGTTGTTCTCCGGAGGACCGGTATCTAAGAAAGCCGGGCTCTCGGCGACCGATTTCCTTGCCGGAACGATTCGCCCGCTTCTCGCCATCTTCTCCATTGCCTTTTTCCCGGTAAAGAATTTGAGGAATCGCCACGATTCCTCCGGCAGCCGGCTGCCGCGTGAAATGACCCAGGGATTGAAGCCCCCCACGATGAGAGCCCTGGGCTCCCTATCGGGCCACCTCGGTACTGAGGCCACGTCCCAATCAAAGGGTAGGGTCTGGCGGAACGCGGTCACATCACCTCGAGTGAGCAATGCCATGGCCACCTTTTGTGCTGCAAAGGGGTTCTGGCTCGACCGGACATCCGGAGGCGGAACCACCCCGTACTTCACCCTCATATCGTACAGAAGCTGAACCACCGCCCTGCCCTCCGGGCTGTCAAAGAGGCACCTGCTGTTGTCTTCGTTCATGATCATGGCACCGCTCTGTCCGGCGAGGAGCTCGATTACTCCCAACTTCACTTTCACATAGGCACCGTACTGATCGATGGACCCGTCACCGTCAAAATCGCGTGTCAGCTTCCTCGCCACCTCCAAAAAGGCTTCCCAAGTCCAGGTTCCATCGGGAAAAGCAAGCCCGGCTTTCTCGAAAATGCCCCGGTTGTAGAATACGGCCCAACCGACGATATCAACCGGCAGACCATAGATATGCCCCTCATCTTCACAACCCATCAGGGCAGCGGGAAAGAAATCTCCCAGGTCGATCTCTGTACGATCCCGCCTGATGTATTCATCCAGAGCGAGCAGGGCTCCCTTTTCCACAAAGAGAGGGAAATAACTATTGGCCAGCCGCATCACGTCGAGCCTGCTGCGGGCTGCACACATGGTCAGAATCTTCCGGTGATAGTGACTCCACGGGAGCATCATGAGTTCGACTCTGATATCAGGATTGCTCCTCTCAAAATCCTCTACCACCTCACGGTAGAGCTGGTTGGAGGTCGGAGAGCCCCACACGGTGAACCTGATGGTCTTCTTCCCGGTTCGGTCTTCTCTTTGACAGGCGCCAACGGCTGCCATGGCACAGAGAAGGAGAACACCGAGGATGAGCGGGAGGTTTCTTCCCGATCTTCTTACCATTGGAGGATCCACCGATCAAAACCGCTGCCCTTTTCAGGCGGGATTCTCTGCGGTAAAAGCGATAGAATCACCGGAAAAGCCCGGAAAACAACCGTCAGAAATGGTATAAGTATATGCTTCTCTTGTCGTGGGACGATTCCCGCCAGGAAGAAACTCCTGAAAGGAAGAGTGAAGATCCTTGAATTCTCGACTCCCCTTGAAACCACTTCTCATTCTTACCGCTGTCTACTATATGAGCTTTCTCTCGCGGATTATAATCGCCCCCCTCCTTCCCCTCCTAGAGGTGGAATTCGACCTAAGACACAGTCAGGCAGGCGGTCTCTTTCTATTTATCGCCGTCGGACAGTGCCTCGGATTCCTGGCCTCCGGAATCGTCTCCTCCCGGCTGACCCATCGCTTCACCATCTTCGCCTCGGGCATAATCGTAGGAGGAGCAATGCTGGCCACCTCTCATTCCAAGGCTGCCCCGGACATATGTAGGTGGCTTTTTCTCCTCGGCCTTGGTGAAGGACTCTACTTCCCCTCGGGGATCGCCGTCCTGACGGAACTGGCCGCCAAAGAAGATTGGGGCAAGGCAATGGCCATTCACGAATTGGCCCCGAATCTCGCTCTTGTCACTGCTCCCCTCCTGGCTGAAGCTCTGCTCCTCGTCGTGTCCTGGCGCGGCGTCATGATCACACTGAGTATTTCGGCGCTGCTTCTGGGCCTCGGGTTTCTCAGGTGGGGCCGGGGAGGGAATCAAAGGGGCACCCCGCCGAAACCCCGAAAGATGATGGAAATTCTACGGGAACCCCAATTCTGGGTTGTTGCAGCGGCCTTTGCCTTCGCACTGGGTGCGGCCGACGGCCTATACGCAATACTGCCACTGTTTCTCGTCGACGAGATCGGGCTTGAAAGGCAGTTTGCGAACACCATCATCGGGCTTTCCCATATCTCCGGGGTCTTTATCATCTTTTTCTCGGGCGTTGTTACCGATCGCATCGGGGCCCGGCGTTCCGTAGCCATTTTCACAGGGGCAACAGCCGCCTCCACACTCATGTTGGGGGTCTTCCGTGGTTCTCTCCTCACGCCCGCCCTGGTGTTCCTCCAGGCAACATCCGTGGCCTGTTTCTTTCCCCCTGCCCTGGTCATAGCTTCCCTGACTTTTCCATCCACCGTGAGAAATCTAGCTCTCTCCCTAGTACTCATAACCGGCATTCTCTTTGGCGAGGGAGTCATGCCCCCGACGGCCGGCTATCTTGCAGAGGCTGTATCGTTCCCCTTTGCCATCTGTTTCGTCGGAACTCTGGTCCTGAGCGTGCTCGGTCTCCTCTTTTTCCTCCCCCCCAGTCCGGACGGGGATTGAGCCCGACCCTGGGTCACCGTGGAGACACCTTCCGCTGCCTGATTTCTGCCAGGTCATGGGTCAACTCATCCAGCTGGTCGAGGCTCATTGCGTTCGATGCCAGGAAGCAGAAGTCCATGTAAGTCTTATAGTCGATTATGTTCGCCTCCATCAAGATCCGCAATTCTTCCTTGATGCTGGAAAGCCTTGCCTTGAAAACCGCGGTCTCCCTGTTCTCCCCCATACCGCTCCCCGTGCTTCCCTCCTTTGCACCTCATATCCAACAGAGGATTGCCCGTTCGTAGCCTATTTAAGCAGATCCACAGAGGAAGTCAAGGGAATTGTTGGCCCCCTCCACCGACAAAACGGCCTGACTTCCTCCAGGGCCAGGTTTTCCTCTCTCCCATGGGAATCGTCTGTCAAAGCCGGGCCCGGCTTTGACAGAAAACACGGATCTGATAGAATGCAGGAGGAGAAATCCGCTGCCTCACGGAGTCCTGCCATGGAGAGAGAAGACCTGATCATCTGCCGCTGCGAGGAAGTGACGCAAAAGGAGATTCTCCGAGCCATCCAAGACGGAGCCCGGTCCCTCAACGATATAAAGAGAATCTCCAGGGCCGGCATGGGGCTGTGCCAGGGCCGGACCTGTCACAGGCTGGTGAGTCAGTTGCTGGAAAGTCGCAGCGCTCTCCCGCTTGGAGAATCCCTCAAACCACCGACTTTTCGCCCGCCGCTTCGACCGATCAAACTCGCAGATCTGGCACTGGAAGAATCAGGTTGATGGAGGAGGAACTCCGGTGATACCGAGGGAAGCCGAAGTCGTGATCATAGGGGGCGGCATCATCGGTTCTTCCGTCGCCTATTTCTTGTCACAGGCAAAAAGGAAGGTCGTCCTCCTGGAAAGAGGCGACATGGCCGGGGAAGCATCAGGAGCAAACGGTGCTTTTGTCTGGACATCTACCAGGAGACCAGGCATCGACCTGGATCTTGCCCTGGCCAGTATTGAAATCCACAAGCGGCTAGGGGAGGAACTCGATGTCGATACCGAATACAGGCGGCCCGGAGGGCTGCTCGTCATTGAGAACGAGCAAGACCTTCCCGTCATGGAGAGGTTCCGCAAGGAGAGAGAGGATGCCGGCTTCGTTTTGACCATGTTGGACTCCAGGGAAGCCAGGGAGTTCGAACCCCTCTTGTCGGAGAGGATCGCGGGGGCTCTTTACAACCCTCTGGACGGTGGAACCAACCCCTTCAATCTTGTTCTGGGATTGCAGAGGAAGGCCGAACAGATGGGCGCGAGGGTTTTCCATCATACCGAGGTCCAGGGAATCCGATTGGAGGACAACAGGGTCAGAGGGGTGATCACCGCCAGAGGGATCGTGAGAGCCGATCTTGTGGTCAATGCGTGCGGCGCCTGGGCACCCTTCATAGGAGAAATGGTCGGGATCAAAATCCCCATCATTCCCAGTGCAATGGAGTTTGTCGTGACAGAACAGATGCCACCCGTAATCTCCCATATCATCATGGGCGCCGCCTATGTGACCGGGGAGTATGCCAAAGAAGAGATGATCGGCCATCAGGGGAGATTCGGTTGTGGTCTCTGTGTTCATCAAACGGTCTCAGGCAATATCCTTCTAGGAGCGACCTGGAGATTTGTCGGTTATGACAAGAGAACCAGCTATGAGGAGACGAGGGCGATTGCCAGGGAGGTGGTGAGGCTATTCCCACAGCTCGGGAGTGTCTGCGCAATTCGGAGCTTCGTCAATTTCTTCCCTTTCACCTCTGATGACCTTCCCATCCTCGGATACGTGGAAGGGATTGATGGATTTGTCATGGCAGCAGGCCACTGCGGACACGGAATATGTCTCGGACCGATCAGCGGCAAGCTGATCTCGGAACTGATATGTGAAGGCCGGACGTCAATTCCCATCGACGAACTCGGCCTGTGGCGCTTCTCCCAGTCGGGCAGAGCCCCCTCGCCGGGCAGGGTAGAATCTCTCTAGCCACAACTTCCCGCCGCCCCCCGAGGCCCGCGGCAGTCTCCCTCCATGCCCAATAGCCCGGAACGGCTGTGTCCGCCCGGAGACCCGGGGCTCTTCCCTCACGGTGCCAGACCCCGGCACTGTAAGCAATGCCTTCGTCTCACCCCAGATCCTCGCCGCTCCGAGGTGACCCCCCTTCAGGGGAGTTTGGGGCCGAGCAGGCTGGTCTTCTTTTCCGGGTCCAGATGGCGGGTCATTTTCAGCTCGTTGAACTCGAGAACGGCTATCTCCGCGAGATACAAAACCTCGCTGTTGTTCTCCAAATGGCCTGCGTACACCTCTTTCTCGCCACAGGAGACCACTATGTGGAGGTGGGGCTCGCCATCGGCAATGATGCCGTTCACCGAAAGGAGCTCCAGCGGCTTTTGCAAGGTATAGAACCGATCGACCGCCGGAAAATCCGTGTGGGTCACATAGTGCATCTGGCACGACTTCAGGGTTCCTATGCCGGACACAACCACACCGTTTTCCACACCTGCCTTGGCGATGGCTTCCTTGATCGACTCCAACAGCATCTCCCCGGGTTCAAATCCTATGGTCACAACTCTCATCGGCCCTGCGTGCTCCATGATGTTCATCGGTCTACCTCCAAGATGTTCTGGACTAACGGACAATCACCAAGAGGGACTCCGGCCACCCGCCACGACGTCCCTTACAGCACGCAAAACCCCGTGCCGCGAGGCAACGCAGAACCTCGAACCCATCCTAGACCCTTCCTGTCTTTTGGATCGAGCACAATAAGGAGACCTGTTCCCTCTCCTCTCTTTCTCCCTCTTGCAGGGTCAGCGCTGCAGAGCCACTCCGAAGCGCCGGAGCCTTCGGTGCATCAGATTCAGCCCGGCACCGCTCCCCATCACCATGAGCGTCCCTACCAGGAAACCCGACGACAGCGAGTCCCTGAAGAAAACAATACCCCCGATACCCGC is drawn from Deltaproteobacteria bacterium and contains these coding sequences:
- a CDS encoding DUF4124 domain-containing protein — encoded protein: MGFGKSILAAAFVVFSVTFAAQAQPVYKWVDEQGNTHFTTLYKNIPPEFRKGGPKGGKTGVPEKSRETPAVKRAGQPAATHGTPGGEKAGGEPLSFLSEPLDRAVQQDKKRRILFEIEGRYWFTGLDGKVRYAESGIGTSVDFKDDLGVGDENFPEGRFTWHISARNSLRFAYTQACYEGDGNIDRTIEFGGETYTVGTRVVTNVDLKYFRLGWIWDFFHGVGEAVRIGTLLEAKGFWADASLDAPELSPAIKESVEVVGAFPTVGLVCDIRLHRFVDLFAEASGIYAGKYGYSYDCEAGLAVSPIRNLSLIGGWRILDFRVEDDPDFATLMISGPFAGGILRF
- a CDS encoding (2Fe-2S)-binding protein gives rise to the protein MEREDLIICRCEEVTQKEILRAIQDGARSLNDIKRISRAGMGLCQGRTCHRLVSQLLESRSALPLGESLKPPTFRPPLRPIKLADLALEESG
- a CDS encoding PilZ domain-containing protein, with protein sequence MNRLGRERRMHIRQRVRCPVSFVSFDKLRIGETIDLSVGGMKITCRAILLKGESYDFTLVMNGNAINPRGRVVRLETHPEFSYSAGVCFVQLPAGHLEKLSGFLSTEES
- a CDS encoding PilZ domain-containing protein, whose product is MIERRNHPRVKVSHPALYVGESYHTPRVATTVDLSLGGARIETPYSLIPGERLQISIAVHPQVIQCRGTVVRSLELTGERRRGGARYEAGVRFEEMSLHDRHHLSRHITRIMEPWN
- a CDS encoding PilZ domain-containing protein — translated: MNIESLGSECSYPSRVFPTSPLHLELGALPPCPARLSRRSGDTLFSLPLRRSHPRYPVQKIASYDYEGRSFLTFTLDLGLGGMKIKTHRYIREDERLSFRLVLDRGLVCLKGRIAYSLLLPEYRNVSGIQFLQVSKKDLGLLAFYLDALDRRERRVLIPDGR
- a CDS encoding DNA-binding protein, giving the protein MNIMEHAGPMRVVTIGFEPGEMLLESIKEAIAKAGVENGVVVSGIGTLKSCQMHYVTHTDFPAVDRFYTLQKPLELLSVNGIIADGEPHLHIVVSCGEKEVYAGHLENNSEVLYLAEIAVLEFNELKMTRHLDPEKKTSLLGPKLP
- a CDS encoding sugar ABC transporter substrate-binding protein, which translates into the protein MVRRSGRNLPLILGVLLLCAMAAVGACQREDRTGKKTIRFTVWGSPTSNQLYREVVEDFERSNPDIRVELMMLPWSHYHRKILTMCAARSRLDVMRLANSYFPLFVEKGALLALDEYIRRDRTEIDLGDFFPAALMGCEDEGHIYGLPVDIVGWAVFYNRGIFEKAGLAFPDGTWTWEAFLEVARKLTRDFDGDGSIDQYGAYVKVKLGVIELLAGQSGAMIMNEDNSRCLFDSPEGRAVVQLLYDMRVKYGVVPPPDVRSSQNPFAAQKVAMALLTRGDVTAFRQTLPFDWDVASVPRWPDREPRALIVGGFNPWVISRGSRLPEESWRFLKFFTGKKAMEKMARSGRIVPARKSVAESPAFLDTGPPENNAVFLDLIRTPDKVFVPRFPRYRRLEKIFKNNLQFLFEGNLTVGQCTAMICRDVDRLVQEVRAEQEEAQP
- a CDS encoding MFS transporter, with protein sequence MNSRLPLKPLLILTAVYYMSFLSRIIIAPLLPLLEVEFDLRHSQAGGLFLFIAVGQCLGFLASGIVSSRLTHRFTIFASGIIVGGAMLATSHSKAAPDICRWLFLLGLGEGLYFPSGIAVLTELAAKEDWGKAMAIHELAPNLALVTAPLLAEALLLVVSWRGVMITLSISALLLGLGFLRWGRGGNQRGTPPKPRKMMEILREPQFWVVAAAFAFALGAADGLYAILPLFLVDEIGLERQFANTIIGLSHISGVFIIFFSGVVTDRIGARRSVAIFTGATAASTLMLGVFRGSLLTPALVFLQATSVACFFPPALVIASLTFPSTVRNLALSLVLITGILFGEGVMPPTAGYLAEAVSFPFAICFVGTLVLSVLGLLFFLPPSPDGD
- a CDS encoding FAD-binding oxidoreductase, whose protein sequence is MIPREAEVVIIGGGIIGSSVAYFLSQAKRKVVLLERGDMAGEASGANGAFVWTSTRRPGIDLDLALASIEIHKRLGEELDVDTEYRRPGGLLVIENEQDLPVMERFRKEREDAGFVLTMLDSREAREFEPLLSERIAGALYNPLDGGTNPFNLVLGLQRKAEQMGARVFHHTEVQGIRLEDNRVRGVITARGIVRADLVVNACGAWAPFIGEMVGIKIPIIPSAMEFVVTEQMPPVISHIIMGAAYVTGEYAKEEMIGHQGRFGCGLCVHQTVSGNILLGATWRFVGYDKRTSYEETRAIAREVVRLFPQLGSVCAIRSFVNFFPFTSDDLPILGYVEGIDGFVMAAGHCGHGICLGPISGKLISELICEGRTSIPIDELGLWRFSQSGRAPSPGRVESL